Sequence from the Thermodesulfobacteriota bacterium genome:
CAGCCATAAATGGTCATGCTGTCGCAGGTGGGTGCGTGTTAGCTGTTGCATGCGACCGGAGAATAATGCAATCAGGTAAACCCAGAATTGCGCTTAACGAGATGACTTTTGGTTCGACACTTTTCTCATCTGTGACAGAGCCCCTAAAATATGCAGCAGGTCCGAGAAATTCAGAAAATATTATCTACTCGGGAACTATGTTATCAGCCGAAGAAGCTCAGGAGCTTGGTTTGGTGGATGAGATCTATGGAGAAGAGCAGTTTGAAGATAAGGTCTCTGAAGTTAGTTCAATCTTTGCAAATAAGGATTTGCGCGCTTTTGCCAGCATTAAACAACTACTAAAGTCAGATGCTTTAGACCGAATAGAAAGTGACGAGGCCCGATCAATTTCTGAGTTTGTAGATATCTGGTACTCTGAATCTACACGAGAGCAGCTTGCTAATATTGAAATCCGCTAATTAACAAATCAGGGGAGTCTCTATGATTAAAAAATGGAGCGTAATTAATTCAGAAGTTCTTCAGTCCAACAAAATTTTCAATGTACGTAAAGATAAGAGCAGGTCACCCATTACTGGAGACGATCATGATTTTTTTGTAGTCGAAGCTCCTGATTGGATAAATGTTGTAGCGCTCACAGAGGAAAACGAAATTGTTTTGATAGAGCAGTATCGCCATGGAACAGACTCGGTAACAGTGGAAATTCCAGGCGGAATGGTTGACCCTGGGGAGGAGCCTCTACAAACTGCAAAAAGAGAGCTCCTTGAAGAAACAGGGTATGCCGGGGAGAACTGGGTACAAATAGGGGTTGTTCACCCAAACCCGGCCATGCAGAATAACAGGTGCTTTATGTTTTTGGCTACAAACTGCAAGAAGGTCTC
This genomic interval carries:
- a CDS encoding enoyl-CoA hydratase/isomerase family protein — encoded protein: MSFIHTDINEKIATVKIIRNKVNALNDAVVDDLTYSLKEIAENSNIKSVVLTGQGSFFSFGFDVPGFMSYPKDSFESYVTKYSELVKNIFMFPKPVIAAINGHAVAGGCVLAVACDRRIMQSGKPRIALNEMTFGSTLFSSVTEPLKYAAGPRNSENIIYSGTMLSAEEAQELGLVDEIYGEEQFEDKVSEVSSIFANKDLRAFASIKQLLKSDALDRIESDEARSISEFVDIWYSESTREQLANIEIR
- a CDS encoding NUDIX hydrolase translates to MIKKWSVINSEVLQSNKIFNVRKDKSRSPITGDDHDFFVVEAPDWINVVALTEENEIVLIEQYRHGTDSVTVEIPGGMVDPGEEPLQTAKRELLEETGYAGENWVQIGVVHPNPAMQNNRCFMFLATNCKKVS